A segment of the Ipomoea triloba cultivar NCNSP0323 chromosome 1, ASM357664v1 genome:
TTGCTCCGTGTTTTTATTAAATAGGTTATTTTGCTCTAAGCAATGCCATTTTGAGGAAAATAACTTTAAATCATTCAAATCGGTcgcaaactaaaaaaaattgaaataagcTACCGCAATATTAAtactttgtgagttgtgactttgtgcaataattgtgttttgattttttaaatctttatagAATTTACAATATCtaaatgttttttaggttaatatttactccgtaatattttaattagtattaactattaaagtattaaataatttataattaatgtgttttaaaaaattttaaaagttaaaaattttaaaaataacatcgGTTGTCCGAAGAACAgctagcgatttttgcaaccttgccactttgggtatatatatatatatatatataaatggaaaTATAACCAATAATTTTATGTCAAGGTCAATAGGTCATACTATTCATATTTAGGCtaatgatcaaattaaaagtagtgaAACATTAAATGtgataatacaataataattgtgacactaaaagtgaaattatctcaaaaatatattatagagAATTGAAAGAGAAAGGAGTGAGAACAATATAAACACAAATCATACAATCACCTGCATCGCAGATTCGCAGCTTCCCTTCGTTGCCCGCCGCCCTCGCTTTCATACGAAGCTTGGACTTTGATTGTTCAGCGATTGGCTATTTCCTCAACAATAATTTAATGACTTTAAATTTGGTTTGGCAAGACTTTTATCTAtcaactatttttaaaaaaaaaattattcgcCATTAAAATAAACGTGATTCTCTTAATAAAAAGTTACGAGTTCAATGTAGTACACAAAAGTGAATTTCtctcattattttaaaaaaattataataattataaatttgccTAAATTATCAACttaatacttatattattaattgatcAAGTTTAACTTATATTTTTAACATTCTAATCAATTTGATCAATTCATTGCTTAGGTTaacaatttatcaaaataagctctacttttttttttcttgaaaaatgtCGCCATCTTAACATGTTACATGCAAATAAAATTATCAACTATGTAAGATGTAGAAAATGCAATGGAATAAGGCATTAAACTTGTAGATGAATATGAGAGTTagatatttttatcattttatatgtGCAAGGTGAGTTAAAGATAATAGCATGGAATGTTTAGATCAAACACATATAGGGACAAGATCACTTTTTACGTAGGAATATATTCTCACTTGAACCCTTGTTAGTGTTTATTAATTTGAGcatactaagggtgtgtttggttgatgggtttagacataaggaatgggtatgaaagtgattgtttgtgtttggttgatatgttttgtgaatgctactatgggtttggaataacccattaatgacaaaacccatacacttattaaataagggtttcatctctcttcctcctttctttctcaactattaataatcattcttattccacccaattaccaaacatgttaaatacttttaccataacccattactattaccaagtatttgatacccattccgattccgattcccatgtgcgaaccaaacgcaccctaacaTAAATCTATCGGTAAAAGTAATATATGTCGAATATGAGAATTCGACCTGGAGTTCTTATCTAGTCTTGGAGTAGCCTTGGAGCATTAGGATTTGTGGattaatgatttttatttagaccattttttttatagcataatgaATTGATATTTATACTTGAAAGAGGTACCTATCTGTTATAGGACCAGTAATGAGAGTTATACATGTGCAATAGAGCCAAGTGTACCTAAATATTCGTCTCTGagcaaaaataaaggaaaataataacAAACTACTTCAATTTAGTGCTTATGAGTTATGATAACCGCTTGACTTGCACTTTAGTGAACTTGTCCAGGCAGAGccggtttttttatttgcggGCCCTGTGCTAGTAACTAAGTGAAGctctatcaaagtataaataaactacgaattgaagaaaaattgcaatgagaaaaatgcaaaaaaaacttaattttgggccaatataatcacaaatacatatactaactattaggtcaGGGCTGGACTAGGGCCCCTCAAATTTTGAGGCCGGGTGCAgtcgcacatcttgcacgccctaaaatttGGCCCTGTGTCCAGGTAGAGAGGCTTGAAATAAGTTGACAAGAGTTCAACAAATTATATCTATGAACCATGatttaccttgcattgtagactcgGGTCTAAAAATATCATTCAGATTCTatatctgtagttgacacattttgtatctGCAGTTAGACAATTTCTGTatttgtagttatcatattatttatCAGCAATTaccaagttatttgtttacctATACAGAAACTATTAACTGTAGCCTGTAGGTatataatgtgttaactgaaggtacaaaatttttatatcagGTTCATAATGCAATATAAACTCTAGTCCAtgcatgatataacaattgcaaGAGTTCGGCTGGATATGCTCTACCAATTAAGTGATTTTCTTATATCGAAGTGGGTCGACATTCATATCctgattaatataatttaactcTTGAGACTAAATTGAATATCATATCAATAACAAACAACAGTAAAATTCAGTAAAATATCATatcaataacaaagaataatAATGCCCAACAGTAAAATTAAGTAACAGAATGGTAAAGAGAGACCTAAAGTAACAATTTCAGCATAAATTGCCTTCAGCTCTCAGAATCATTTTGCACCATTGGAAAGGGCATTTATACAAGGGGACCTGGTATATGGAAGTAAACTAGATCCTAAAGCTAACCCTACCAAATATGGGCTTTAAACTATAATAATACTTCCTAAAATACACTAGGAAAGCAAGTTAAATTAAGTAACAAATTCTCAACTTCGTCTTTAAACAAGATTTACCAAATCTTGTGAATCCAAGCTCCGTTTATACTTTCTTCCTTCCGTTCATTCTGTCACAGCCGAGAGCGAGTGATTTGAGTAGCTTCAATTCCGAAAGCGTGAGCTGACTAACTATTTTCAAACCAACCACCAATCACTAGTACCACCCCaattagggatgacaatgaGTCGGGGTGAGTCGGAGAGGGCTACATCCCACCCTCCCAACTCATGTTATAGTTTCTCCATCCATCCCCACCTTCAACCCGCCGCATAGTGTGGATTTTTTCAAAACCCACACCATCCCTaacccaataaataataatatggataCATACTGTAACCATCCCTAACCCCAATAATAATTTACAGATTGTATCAATTATCATTGCTTTTGGGAACAATAATAATTGATACATATTGTAAATAAATAGTGCATAATTGCATATGGGTGTAAATATTAAAGAGAAATAAATAAGGTAATTATTTCACCATCTACTTGTCAGAAAACATTGCGTAGACAGCTACTTAAATATTTAATGgataaaataaagagttaaagACAGACGAAGAGATCAAACTGAGGGGGACGACAGAACTATGACTTTGACTTTTGACACTttacataaatatatgtaaccaatttgtaaaatattattttcaaaaaaaaaatttttgtaaaatatattttgacttttaaattctactctataattttatcattccacttaaaattttaatattaacatttttcTTGGTATTCACATAATGAAGATAATTTATTATCTATTATCATATCAAGAAGTAATGCCATATACGcaatattatttttgagttcATATATGTCAATCCGTGCATATTATCAAATAACTTTCCTTCTATAAATATTCTAGGAGTTATGAATAAAGTTTTACTACgtgtattttcaaaatttattttctaaattttacaTGACGAATATTGATAAGTTAACTTTTTTTATGTGGATCATAATGCAAGTGTCTACATCAAATATTTTGTAGATAGtagtagaaaatgagagtaaaAATGACAGAATATTCTATAAAATACAACGAAGAACTTATATTTGACCAACCTCAAGTACTCAAGTCATATTCACGCGGTTcctaaaacattaaaataatacaaCCATGCATCTTCTTCACCATATATTCTTCTTGATTATGATAAAcattaaacaaaacaatacGATGACGATGATGGTGATTTGGTTTTGCTTGTTCATGAGCCTCATCACCAAAGGCGATTCTGCTTCTGCTCTGCGATATTATTGCCAAAATTCAACTTCATACACTCCTAACAGCACCTATAAAGCCAACCTTGATACTCTTCTCTCTAACCTTTTCTCCAATGGCACCCGAAACAATAATGGTTACTACCAAACCACAGTTGGCGGTGGCGCTTCAAACGACACCGTTTACGGGTTATTCCTGTGCCGGGGCGACGCGTCCCCGGAGGTTTGCGGCGGCTGCGTTGGAGATGCCCGTGAAAGGATATTGGAGCTTTGCAGCGATGGAAAGACGGCCATGATTTGGTACGATAATTGCATTTTGCGGTACTCGGAGGAGTCGATGTTGGGGATATTGGACCAGTCGACCTGGTTTACGATGAGGAACAGGGACAACGATACTCAACCAAATGGGTACATGCAGTTGGTGGGGAACGTGTTGGATCAGATAACCACACAGGCGTCAAGTGGTGCTGGCAAGAAATTTGCAGTGTTGGAAGCTAATTTTAGCGTCTTTGAGAGGGTTTACGCTCTTGGACAGTGTACCCCTTACCTTTCTAACTCAGACTGTCAGATATGCTTCAGAAATGCTATTGCAATGCTGCCTCGTTGCTGTTATGGAGCCGTGGGTGCTAGAGCTGTGTACCCAAGCTGTAACGTTAGGTATGAGCTCTACCCTTTCTACAATCTCTCCGCCGTGGCACCACCGGCGCCGCCTCCTACCAAtcctcctcctccaccaccaACTATGCTTCCCAATTCCGCTAGCAGCAAAGGGAATAAAGGAAAAGTAGTGATTATTATTGCAGCCTCTATAGCGCCACTCACTGGGATATTACTCTTTGTTTTATGCTTCTGTTTCTTGAAAAAGAGAAGAGCAAACAAGGACCTTTCTCATGTGAAGGAGACAACTAATGGTAATCTATATATAGTACCAAAATTTTCTTGTGAATTGAATATTAATTTAGTTCGTCTGATATATCGATCTGTTCTTGTTTAGACATGAGTGAAATTTCAATAGAGGAGTCGGTACAGTTCGAATTTAGTACTATTGAAGCTATCACAAATTGCTTCTCCCCTAATAATAAGATTGGAGAAGGTGGATATGGTGCTGTTTATAAGGTAAAGTCTAGTGTTTAGATGTTCAATTCATATTAATTAGCTACACTtatgaattttaattgtttagTAATGAACTAACAATAACTATATTGGTGGTGCTCAGGGAAGGCTTCCCACTGGGCAAGAGGTAGCAGTGAAGAGACTGTCAAAGAGTTCATCACAAGGAGTTGAAGAATTCAAGAATGAGGTTTCATTGGTGGCCAAGCTTCAGCATAGGAATTTAGTAAGGGTGTTGGGGTTTTGCTtggaaggagaagaaaagatacTCATCTATGAATTTGTTCCCAACAAAAGCCTTGACTACTTTTTGTTTGGTTAGTTACAAATTAGAAAATAACTTCTCTTTCCCATCaacaattttattgattattgaagTATAGAGATCAAAATAATAACCCAACTTTGGGacataaattttgttaattgttaCGTTATGCAGATCCAGAGAAGAAAAAACTATTGAATTGGTCTACTCGTTACAAAATCATAGGAGGAATTGCTCGTGGACTCCTTTATCTTCACGAAGATTCACGTCTTAGAATTATACATCGTGATTTGAAAGCAAGCAACGTATTATTAGATGGAGATATGAACTCAAAAATATCCGACTTTGGCCTGGCAAGAATTGTTATGGTAGATCAAACCCAAGCAAATACAAATAGAGTTATCGGAACAtagtaagttttaattttaccattttTCCTAAAGAAACTTAGAACAATAGTTGTATGTTCTTGTTTGATTAAATCTTTTCTTTATGTTATGGTTTTCAGTGGTTACATGCCTCCAGAATATGCTTTGTATGGTTTGTTCTCTGTGAAGTCTGATGTCTTCAGTTTTGGAGTTCTACTCTTGGAAATTATAACCGGAAAGAAAAACAATTCTTTGTCCATGCAATCAAGTGCAGAGTTTGGAGCACAAGATCTCCTTAGCTATGTGAGTATATATAACAAAACCTGAAAGTGTATATTCAATTAAAGCACATTTTGTTCTGGTTCGAAGATGAAATCTAagtggtaattaattattaatgttgCAGGCTTGGAAACATTGGAGGGACGACAGAGCATTAGAGGTTGTGGATCAAAGTCTTGGAGGATTGTATTCGAGAAATGAAGTGATCCAATGTATCCGTGTTGGGCTGCTGTGTGTCCAAGAAGAGGTGGAAGATAGGCCAACAATGGCAAATGTTGTGCTGATGCTGAATAGTCATTCTGCTACTTGGAGATCACCTAATCAACCTGCGTTTTTCAATGGTGGAAGGGAGATGAATTTGGGAGGACAAGAGGGTGATCTGTCCGCAAGTAAGTCGCTGCCATTGTCTGTTAATGAAGCTTCCATTTCAGAGCTGGATCCAAGATAGTTAGGCAGGATTAATTATAATTCTTGAAAGATATTGTACACCGAAATAGGCACTAATGTCATTGTCAATGTCAAAGTCTTCCTAATTATTAAGCAAGTGGGATTATATTATCATTTACGTGACCAAGTCTTGTGACTTTCGGTCGACAAAACGAATCTTTAGACTTTAGGAAAGAGAAAGGAGTGagaataatataaacaaatcattgcagtcaacagttgactccactgtgactcgattttctcaacctattgaagtacaaaaagtcaacagttgactccactgaggctcaaacctactctcatcatccatgtgaaagtgttttctgggacaccgggtgccactagaccacaaggtctttgactgTTGTTTTAACTTATTTCCTTGACAATCTATTGGTCTCCGTGAGGATTTTGATTGCTTTTGTGGTTAATACTACGCCATACATACTCTTGATTTGGAACATGTGAACAAAAATaggatgtattttttttttttttggtaaatttacagggtggattttcccgaaattcctccccacaaagagagctcacttgtcacttgagctaccctatTGGGTTAAATAGGATGTATTTAAAACTTGGACAATCTTAGAAAAATTCCGTTGCGACTTGTAGTTTTGGTACGcgtaaaaattaaatgaaagtCGTAATAGAGTTTCTcctttttttgtgatttttttcttttctttttcaccaATAATACGATAAACGCAAGCTAGTAGACTGATTTCTGTTTTGTTGAACTTTGCATCATGGGAGTCGTTAGTATTATCAAGATTCGAGAATGATTAATATTAAAGCTTCAAGTATAAACCTAAGGTTCAAAGTTGCGACATCTTATTTGGGAGAGACAAAAATACCATCGAGTTACAAGCAAGCTACTTGGCATGCACCTTCAAATAGATGATAAAAATGATGAAGTTTAGAAGATTTGAACGCGGAGGAAATAGATTCTCTCATCAAATTTTGATCTGTCACGTGGGATTATATTGTGGAGTTTGCCCATTAAAATTCATCCGATTTTGTCAAGCTACTGGCCGGAATGTTCATGGGTTTAGCAGACCCGTGTTTGTGACCCGTTGGAGTCACAGGTTAGTAAGGATTTCATACGCCCGTTTGTAGCCCTTAGAGGTGTCAAATAGATGGGTTAGCCCAAAGTCCAGTCCAGGCCCGACCCATTTGTGTCGCCCTAGTCCGGTCCATTTGCTACAATGGACAGAGTGATAGACTAAGGTTAGCCTGTTTTATACTACACATATGAccgaaatttaatttttggccCATGGACCGGACCAAGCAGGCCCGACCCGTTGGCccatacaatttttttttaaaaaatatataatacatatatacattaaaaattgTGATATTTGTTTTATGCCTATTAAATTCTTacgtatttaatatttagttaGTTGACCGCCTAACTAGCATACTAATTactacattaaaatattttaaagttttcaCTATGTAGAAATAAAATGAAGTGTGAGTACAAATGGCCTTAGGCAAAAATTATAGGCTAATGGAAACTACTGTTTCTTTAggataattaattaactatacTAAAAGTGTACCGCATAAAACTACAAACTTTGTAGTTTTATGCGgtaaaaactaatattattaattaattggtaaaaaaataatatcatttaattggtaacaaattttatttcccaaattctgagaataattaaatcattataattgtgaaaataatgaaagcaaattttgcataattttataggaaaaaataatttattaattattatttacaccaataataataattcgaatacttatttatacttctatatctatactactgattttattaattgattgaaaatataaaaagatcattgacagagtaatcagtctagcagcacccgacccggaaccattggcaaGACTGTGTCAAGACAGTTGTCggtcaaactacccaagacacctcactcctcagcatcaatgtgcaacggtccaactcctcagcattgatgaccaacgttcagctcctcagcattgacagcattgatgaccaacgttcagctcctcagcattgatatcattgatgaccaacgttcagcagccttaatgctccattactgagctgaaggaaataaaagaactcacaacgcaaagtagagacacgacacttgaacttagacaaaacaacactcaacgcattttgtacactgagcactgcactcaatactgtattcaaatactcaataatactaaaataatatccggtaacacattattaccgtcattggtgctttcattgagagccgggATCGtatctcaggcaaacttcacacatCACAAACACCTCTATGGCGTCGCCTTCTTCAAGTAGTGTcctgctcatcaagtggcgttcgCCTCCTGCTTATCAAGCCACacttttcacaaatcacaaaacacccagctcatctcatcactgtcGATGGTGCAATCCGGATCCAGCCCCGCTCtgatggttctcatcgagtgaacaatggtcatcctggatccagcagctcccATGGTTCTCATCGggtgaacaatggtcacccctcgggtgatcttcgtgggcaactcaatggtcacccctcgggtgatcttcgtaaacagctcaacagtaaccacgTGGGAGATCGCCGCAATGGTGATttccgtagccaactcaacaacaaccacgggcacttcctcctcaagtgcatccgcctccttcacttgtgcgttcacttcttgtaagcagtggccttaccgagtgaacgcggctcccatcccagccgtggacttcctcatcaagtggtgtcacctcatcaagtggtgtcacctccacgagcggcgtcacctcctcaagtgacgctgctcctcaagcagcgtcacctcatctagtgcatccgcctccttcacttgtgcgttcacctcttgtaagcagtggcgttacccagtgaacgctgctcccatccaagtagtggacttacaagcagtggcgtcacctcatcaagtggcgctgctcctcaagtagcgtcacctcatcaagcgggtgtcacctcatcaaatgGTGATGCtcttcaagcagcgtcacctcatcaagctggtgtcacctcatcaagtggcgctgctcctcaagcagcgtcacctcattaagcgggcgtcacctcatcaaatgGCGATGCTCTTCAAGcagtgtcacctcatcaagtggcgctgctcctcaagcagcgtcacctcatcaaacgggtgtcacctcatcaagctggtgtcacctcatcaagtggcgtt
Coding sequences within it:
- the LOC115999677 gene encoding cysteine-rich receptor-like protein kinase 25; its protein translation is MTMMVIWFCLFMSLITKGDSASALRYYCQNSTSYTPNSTYKANLDTLLSNLFSNGTRNNNGYYQTTVGGGASNDTVYGLFLCRGDASPEVCGGCVGDARERILELCSDGKTAMIWYDNCILRYSEESMLGILDQSTWFTMRNRDNDTQPNGYMQLVGNVLDQITTQASSGAGKKFAVLEANFSVFERVYALGQCTPYLSNSDCQICFRNAIAMLPRCCYGAVGARAVYPSCNVRYELYPFYNLSAVAPPAPPPTNPPPPPPTMLPNSASSKGNKGKVVIIIAASIAPLTGILLFVLCFCFLKKRRANKDLSHVKETTNDMSEISIEESVQFEFSTIEAITNCFSPNNKIGEGGYGAVYKGRLPTGQEVAVKRLSKSSSQGVEEFKNEVSLVAKLQHRNLVRVLGFCLEGEEKILIYEFVPNKSLDYFLFDPEKKKLLNWSTRYKIIGGIARGLLYLHEDSRLRIIHRDLKASNVLLDGDMNSKISDFGLARIVMVDQTQANTNRVIGTYGYMPPEYALYGLFSVKSDVFSFGVLLLEIITGKKNNSLSMQSSAEFGAQDLLSYAWKHWRDDRALEVVDQSLGGLYSRNEVIQCIRVGLLCVQEEVEDRPTMANVVLMLNSHSATWRSPNQPAFFNGGREMNLGGQEGDLSASKSLPLSVNEASISELDPR